Proteins from a genomic interval of Shewanella seohaensis:
- the hemN gene encoding oxygen-independent coproporphyrinogen III oxidase translates to MKQPTQISWDQSMIEKYNYSGPRYTSYPTALEFDDSFTEQNLLTAIENSKSDKLSLYIHIPFCAKLCYYCGCNKVITRHAHKADQYIEYLSHEIIKRAPLFKHYTVTQMHWGGGTPTFLNPEQILKLTDLIKANFNFAAEGEFSIEVDPREIELSMLDTLKEAGFNRISIGVQDFNKEVQVAVNREQDEQFIFDLMAKAKAMGFVSTNIDLIYGLPHQTPETFAATMQRVLDLSPDRLSVFNYAHLPARFAAQRKIKDEHLPSPKQKLEMLHQTIETLTGAGYQYIGMDHFAKPDDELAKLQREGKLHRNFQGYTTQEECDLLGLGVSSISQIGDCYAQNQKDIRPYYEAIDKDGHALWKGCSLNRDDEIRRVVIKQLICHFDLDMAKMDEKLGIKFEEYFAEDLKLLQTFIDDKLVDVTDRKITISPTGRLLIRNICMCFDLYYRQKARQQQFSRVI, encoded by the coding sequence TTGAAGCAGCCCACTCAGATAAGCTGGGATCAGTCGATGATCGAAAAATATAACTACAGCGGTCCCCGTTACACTTCTTACCCAACGGCGCTGGAGTTCGATGATTCATTCACTGAACAAAACCTGTTAACGGCGATTGAAAACAGTAAGAGTGACAAACTGTCGCTGTATATTCACATCCCCTTCTGCGCCAAACTTTGCTACTACTGTGGCTGTAATAAAGTTATCACTCGCCACGCCCACAAGGCCGATCAATATATCGAGTATTTGAGCCACGAAATTATTAAGCGCGCTCCGCTGTTTAAGCACTACACAGTCACCCAAATGCACTGGGGCGGCGGCACTCCAACCTTCTTAAATCCTGAGCAAATTCTGAAGTTAACCGACTTAATCAAGGCTAACTTTAACTTTGCCGCTGAAGGTGAGTTCTCTATCGAAGTTGACCCGCGTGAGATTGAGCTTTCAATGCTAGATACCTTGAAAGAAGCGGGCTTTAACCGCATTTCTATCGGGGTGCAGGACTTCAATAAAGAAGTACAAGTCGCGGTTAACCGTGAGCAGGACGAGCAATTTATTTTCGATTTAATGGCCAAAGCCAAGGCCATGGGATTTGTCTCAACCAATATCGACTTAATTTACGGTCTACCACATCAGACACCCGAAACATTCGCCGCCACCATGCAGCGCGTGTTAGACCTATCGCCCGATCGTCTATCTGTGTTCAACTATGCCCACTTACCCGCGCGTTTTGCCGCGCAGCGTAAGATTAAAGATGAACATTTACCTTCGCCAAAACAAAAACTAGAGATGTTGCATCAAACGATCGAAACTTTAACTGGCGCGGGTTATCAGTACATCGGCATGGACCACTTCGCTAAGCCCGATGATGAGTTGGCTAAGTTACAACGCGAAGGCAAACTGCACCGCAACTTCCAGGGTTATACCACCCAAGAAGAATGCGACCTGCTTGGTCTTGGCGTGTCTTCTATCAGCCAAATCGGCGATTGTTATGCGCAAAACCAGAAGGACATTCGTCCTTACTACGAAGCCATCGACAAAGACGGACATGCACTGTGGAAAGGTTGTAGCCTGAACCGTGACGACGAAATCCGCCGTGTCGTGATCAAACAACTGATCTGCCACTTCGATTTAGATATGGCAAAAATGGACGAAAAACTGGGTATTAAGTTTGAGGAATACTTCGCCGAAGACTTAAAACTGCTGCAAACCTTTATCGACGATAAGTTAGTCGACGTCACCGACAGAAAGATCACCATCAGCCCCACAGGCCGCCTGTTGATCCGCAATATCTGTATGTGCTTCGACCTTTACTACCGTCAAAAAGCACGTCAACAACAGTTCTCCCGCGTGATCTAA
- a CDS encoding DUF2489 domain-containing protein, with amino-acid sequence MSTTLILLGFIIIVALSSYATFLLLKLKQQKQRQQALTAEREAAANAKRAQVLEDIRYIATAMIDDRCEISEGVVRIGRLFEILSLSERVAPEFPAFFQHFELIKDHPIMEARQALPKQERMKLDFVRMKSEAELAEGITADAKKLSNYQLKAPH; translated from the coding sequence GTGTCTACCACTCTTATCCTGCTTGGTTTTATCATCATTGTTGCCCTCAGTAGTTACGCCACTTTCTTACTCCTCAAGCTCAAGCAACAGAAACAACGCCAACAAGCGCTCACTGCCGAGCGTGAAGCGGCTGCTAACGCGAAGCGCGCCCAAGTGTTAGAAGATATCCGCTATATCGCCACCGCCATGATTGACGACCGCTGCGAAATCTCTGAAGGTGTGGTGAGGATTGGCCGTTTATTTGAAATTTTATCCTTAAGCGAGCGCGTGGCACCTGAGTTCCCAGCATTCTTCCAACACTTTGAGCTGATTAAAGATCACCCGATTATGGAAGCTCGCCAAGCCCTGCCAAAGCAAGAACGGATGAAGCTCGATTTTGTCCGCATGAAATCTGAAGCAGAACTGGCTGAGGGTATTACCGCCGATGCCAAAAAGCTCTCAAATTATCAATTAAAAGCCCCACATTAA
- the yihI gene encoding Der GTPase-activating protein YihI, whose translation MSRSKKTRKGGDNSPKLQPRVKKQDRAEVTGKRAEKGNKSGSRHNEALIQAQAPQKKAAQKKDPRHGSKKPVALALPTATEKPATPKVKQPKLTDEQKLLKLEEDPRLNQLLDMLEEGRNLSNDDQQWLDQQLNKIEALMIKLGISDELEDEAPAKSKANSDDDLFDRFESGADLLKDYQDKF comes from the coding sequence ATGTCTCGTAGCAAGAAAACACGCAAGGGCGGCGATAATAGCCCTAAATTACAGCCAAGAGTGAAAAAGCAGGACCGTGCAGAAGTCACTGGCAAGCGCGCCGAAAAGGGCAACAAGTCTGGCAGTCGTCATAATGAAGCGCTGATCCAGGCTCAAGCACCACAGAAAAAGGCTGCACAGAAGAAAGATCCTCGCCATGGCAGCAAAAAGCCTGTGGCATTGGCTTTACCAACAGCCACTGAAAAGCCAGCCACACCAAAGGTTAAGCAACCCAAGTTAACCGACGAGCAAAAACTGTTGAAGCTGGAAGAAGATCCAAGACTGAACCAGTTACTCGATATGCTGGAAGAAGGCCGTAACTTAAGCAATGACGACCAACAATGGTTAGATCAGCAGCTGAACAAGATTGAAGCCCTGATGATTAAACTGGGTATCAGCGATGAGTTAGAAGATGAAGCGCCAGCGAAATCTAAAGCCAATTCAGATGATGACCTGTTCGATCGCTTTGAATCGGGTGCCGACCTGCTAAAAGATTATCAAGATAAGTTTTAA
- a CDS encoding class I SAM-dependent methyltransferase, giving the protein MRRCPLCHSTQTLLLLQDKKRCFYVCQTCGLTFADANSHLPPAAEKQRYGRSRIAAKQRQLSQFILPLLEQIQLQQKGSLTGLNFGRVLDQTSLATIESAGHTFKQYDPFFAPDHETLKQEYDFICCYRVFEHFQHPSREWSLLTRLLKSGGWLAISTPLLIDLEGFAKWHYKNNLTHVSFYQRQTFEYLASHSDFELLFAAKDLVLMQKTS; this is encoded by the coding sequence ATGCGCAGATGTCCTCTTTGTCATAGCACGCAAACACTGTTGCTCCTTCAGGACAAGAAACGGTGTTTTTATGTTTGCCAGACATGCGGACTCACCTTTGCAGACGCAAATAGCCATCTTCCTCCCGCGGCAGAAAAACAGCGTTATGGCCGTTCGCGGATTGCCGCCAAACAGCGCCAACTGTCGCAATTCATTTTACCGCTACTAGAACAAATACAATTGCAGCAAAAAGGTAGCCTTACGGGCTTAAATTTTGGACGCGTGTTAGATCAAACCAGTCTGGCGACCATTGAATCGGCGGGACACACTTTCAAGCAGTATGATCCTTTCTTCGCACCCGACCACGAAACGCTTAAGCAAGAGTATGATTTTATTTGCTGCTACCGAGTCTTTGAGCATTTTCAGCACCCCAGTAGAGAATGGAGTTTACTGACCCGTTTACTCAAATCGGGTGGCTGGTTAGCGATTAGCACCCCCTTATTAATTGATTTAGAAGGCTTTGCTAAATGGCATTATAAAAACAATCTCACTCATGTGAGTTTTTACCAAAGACAAACCTTTGAATACCTAGCGAGTCATAGCGATTTTGAACTATTATTTGCCGCGAAAGACCTCGTTTTGATGCAAAAAACATCATAA
- a CDS encoding c-type cytochrome has translation MKKLALALSVVVAAISSPAIAEGNAEAGKTKIIVCSACHGMDGNSMIDMYPKLAGQHATYLQKQLHDFRSAAQSGGKDGRMDPIMSGMAMPLSDQDILDISAYFSSQAIQVAEAKDVPELGAKLYKGGDVSRGITACMACHGPDAKGAESAGFPALAGQHANYIKIQLTKFRDAGRHNDLNGMMQDVAKKLSDSDIEALSKYIASLK, from the coding sequence ATGAAAAAGTTAGCTCTTGCGCTGTCTGTTGTAGTTGCCGCCATATCTTCACCTGCGATTGCTGAAGGTAATGCTGAAGCGGGAAAAACTAAAATTATCGTTTGTTCTGCATGTCACGGCATGGACGGTAACAGTATGATCGATATGTACCCTAAGCTTGCGGGCCAACACGCCACATACCTCCAAAAGCAACTACATGATTTCCGTAGTGCGGCGCAATCTGGCGGTAAAGATGGTCGTATGGATCCTATCATGAGTGGTATGGCAATGCCTCTAAGCGATCAAGATATTCTTGATATCAGCGCTTATTTCTCTAGCCAAGCAATCCAAGTTGCTGAAGCGAAAGATGTTCCTGAGCTAGGTGCAAAACTTTACAAAGGTGGCGATGTATCACGCGGCATCACAGCTTGTATGGCATGTCATGGTCCAGATGCTAAAGGTGCTGAATCAGCAGGTTTCCCTGCATTAGCTGGTCAACACGCTAACTACATCAAGATCCAACTGACTAAGTTCCGTGATGCAGGTCGCCACAACGATCTCAACGGCATGATGCAAGATGTCGCGAAAAAGTTAAGTGACAGTGATATCGAAGCATTATCTAAGTACATTGCTAGCCTGAAATAG
- the polA gene encoding DNA polymerase I, which produces MPTIANNPLVLVDGSSYLYRAYYAPPHLTNSKGEATGAVYGVVNMLRSLLSRYQPSHIAVVFDAKGKTFRNDLYEEYKAHRPPMPDDLRSQIEPLHRIIRALGLPLISIPGVEADDVIGTIARQASRENRAVLISTGDKDMAQLVDENITLINTMTDTIMGPEEVAAKYGVGPDRIIDFLALMGDKADNIPGLPGVGEKTALAMLTGAGSVANLLAEPEKVTELGFRGAKTMAAKIIDNADMLKLSYELATIKTDVELEQDWHELEAKPADRDELIKCYGEMEFKRWLAEVLDNKAPTTVAAKVETTETQEESAPSVTIETQYDTILTEAQLDEWIAKLKQAPLMAVDTETTSLDYMVAELVGLSFALEAGKAAYLPLAHDYVGAPQQLDKQTALEKLRPILEDAKLKKVGQNLKYDISVLANAGIQLQGVIFDTMLESYVFNSIASRHDMDGLALKYLGHKNIAFEDIAGKGAKQLTFNQIPLETAAPYAAEDADITLRLHQHLWPRLEKETELASVFTDIELPLIQILSDIERQGVFIDSMLLGQQSDELARKIDELETKAYDIAGEKFNLSSPKQLQVLFFEKLGYPVIKKTPKGAPSTAEEVLVELALDFPLPKVILEHRSLTKLKSTYTDKLPLMVNAKTGRVHTSYHQANAATGRLSSSEPNLQNIPIRTEEGRRIRQAFIAPQGRKILAADYSQIELRIMAHLSQDAGLLKAFAEGKDIHRATAAEVFGTDFDSVTSEQRRRAKAVNFGLIYGMSAFGLARQLDIPRNEAQTYIDTYFARYPGVLRYMEETRASAAELGYVSTLFGRRLYLPEIRDRNAMRRQAAERAAINAPMQGTAADIIKKAMISIADWIKTDTQGEIAMIMQVHDELVFEVDADKAETLKLKVCELMAKAANLDVELLAEAGIGDNWDQAH; this is translated from the coding sequence ATGCCTACCATAGCCAATAACCCACTTGTCCTTGTGGATGGATCTTCTTATTTATATCGCGCCTATTATGCGCCTCCTCACCTGACAAACTCAAAGGGCGAAGCTACTGGTGCTGTTTATGGCGTAGTGAATATGCTCCGCAGCTTATTAAGCCGTTATCAACCTAGCCATATCGCTGTGGTGTTCGACGCTAAAGGCAAAACCTTCCGCAATGACTTATATGAAGAATACAAGGCGCATCGCCCACCTATGCCGGATGACCTGCGCTCACAAATTGAACCACTACACCGTATTATCCGTGCCTTGGGCTTGCCGTTAATCTCTATTCCTGGTGTTGAGGCAGACGATGTTATCGGCACTATCGCTCGCCAAGCGAGCCGCGAAAACCGCGCAGTACTCATCAGCACTGGCGATAAAGACATGGCGCAGCTGGTTGATGAAAATATCACGCTGATCAACACCATGACAGATACCATCATGGGTCCTGAAGAAGTTGCGGCTAAATATGGTGTTGGCCCAGACAGAATTATCGATTTCTTGGCGCTGATGGGTGATAAGGCAGATAACATTCCCGGTTTACCCGGCGTAGGCGAAAAAACCGCATTAGCCATGCTCACAGGGGCGGGCAGTGTCGCCAATTTGCTTGCAGAGCCCGAAAAAGTCACCGAATTAGGCTTTAGGGGCGCAAAAACCATGGCGGCGAAAATCATCGACAATGCCGACATGCTAAAACTGTCCTATGAGCTTGCCACCATTAAAACCGATGTTGAGCTAGAACAAGATTGGCATGAACTCGAAGCCAAACCCGCTGACAGGGATGAGCTGATCAAATGCTATGGTGAAATGGAATTTAAACGCTGGCTTGCCGAAGTCTTAGATAATAAAGCGCCAACAACGGTCGCTGCAAAAGTCGAAACGACCGAAACCCAAGAAGAATCAGCGCCCAGCGTCACGATTGAAACTCAATACGATACGATTCTGACCGAAGCTCAGCTCGATGAGTGGATTGCCAAACTCAAGCAAGCGCCATTAATGGCCGTGGATACCGAGACCACCAGCCTCGACTATATGGTTGCGGAATTGGTTGGCCTGTCCTTTGCACTTGAAGCGGGTAAAGCCGCCTATCTGCCCTTAGCCCACGATTATGTTGGCGCGCCTCAACAATTAGACAAGCAAACTGCACTCGAAAAACTGCGCCCGATACTCGAAGACGCCAAGCTCAAAAAAGTCGGTCAAAACCTGAAATATGACATCAGCGTATTGGCCAATGCAGGCATACAACTCCAAGGCGTGATATTCGACACTATGCTCGAATCCTATGTGTTTAACTCGATCGCATCACGCCATGATATGGATGGGTTGGCGCTTAAATACCTAGGCCATAAAAATATCGCCTTTGAAGATATCGCGGGCAAAGGTGCTAAACAGCTAACCTTCAATCAAATTCCGTTGGAAACAGCAGCGCCCTATGCGGCGGAAGATGCCGATATTACCCTACGCCTACATCAACATTTGTGGCCAAGACTCGAAAAAGAGACCGAATTAGCCTCGGTCTTTACCGATATTGAACTGCCGCTGATCCAAATACTGTCCGATATTGAACGCCAAGGTGTGTTTATCGATAGCATGTTGCTCGGCCAACAGAGTGATGAGCTTGCCCGCAAAATCGATGAGTTAGAAACAAAAGCATATGATATTGCAGGTGAAAAATTCAATTTAAGCTCACCAAAGCAACTACAAGTGCTGTTTTTTGAAAAGCTGGGTTATCCGGTCATCAAAAAGACCCCTAAGGGCGCCCCCTCTACCGCAGAAGAAGTGCTGGTTGAGTTGGCGCTGGATTTCCCTCTGCCTAAAGTGATCCTTGAGCATAGAAGCCTAACCAAGCTAAAGAGTACTTACACCGACAAGCTCCCTCTAATGGTGAACGCGAAAACGGGTCGGGTACACACAAGCTACCATCAGGCCAACGCCGCAACGGGGCGTTTGTCCTCGAGCGAACCAAACCTACAGAATATTCCTATCCGCACCGAGGAAGGTCGTCGTATTCGCCAGGCCTTTATTGCGCCGCAAGGACGTAAGATTTTGGCCGCCGACTATTCGCAGATTGAATTACGGATCATGGCGCATTTATCCCAAGATGCGGGCTTACTGAAAGCCTTCGCCGAAGGCAAAGACATTCACAGAGCTACCGCCGCCGAAGTATTTGGCACCGACTTTGACAGCGTCACCTCGGAGCAGCGTCGCCGCGCCAAAGCCGTTAACTTTGGCCTGATCTACGGCATGTCCGCTTTTGGATTGGCGCGTCAGCTCGACATCCCCCGCAACGAGGCACAAACTTACATCGACACTTACTTCGCTCGCTATCCAGGCGTATTAAGGTATATGGAAGAAACACGAGCCAGTGCAGCAGAACTTGGCTATGTCTCTACGCTATTTGGGCGCCGTCTCTATTTACCTGAAATTCGCGACCGCAATGCAATGCGCCGCCAAGCCGCAGAAAGGGCCGCGATTAATGCCCCAATGCAAGGCACCGCCGCGGATATCATAAAAAAAGCCATGATCAGCATTGCCGATTGGATAAAAACCGATACCCAAGGTGAAATCGCCATGATCATGCAAGTCCACGACGAATTAGTATTCGAAGTCGATGCCGATAAAGCCGAAACACTCAAGCTCAAGGTGTGTGAACTCATGGCCAAAGCGGCCAATCTGGACGTGGAACTTCTGGCAGAAGCTGGTATTGGCGATAACTGGGATCAAGCCCACTAG
- the elbB gene encoding isoprenoid biosynthesis glyoxalase ElbB — MKKIAVLLSGCGVFDGTEIHESVLTLLSLSKAGAQYQCFAPDINQMHVVNHFTGEVDKTATRNVLVESARIARGEVKATTELDITDFDALVIPGGFGAAKNLCNFATNGSECEVNPLVTDFINEFILAKKPVGFICIAPMMIPRLYGHGAKGTIGNDVDTVAAFNLMGGHHQAATVHDIVVDEANKIVSTPAYMLAGNIAEAHSGIEKLVAKVLELAK, encoded by the coding sequence ATGAAAAAAATCGCAGTATTGCTCAGTGGGTGCGGTGTTTTCGATGGAACAGAGATCCATGAATCGGTTTTAACGTTATTATCTCTGTCGAAAGCGGGGGCTCAATATCAATGTTTTGCTCCTGATATCAATCAGATGCATGTTGTTAATCACTTCACGGGCGAAGTAGACAAGACGGCGACACGAAATGTGCTGGTTGAATCGGCACGTATCGCCCGTGGCGAAGTAAAAGCAACCACCGAACTCGATATTACCGATTTCGATGCACTGGTTATCCCTGGCGGATTTGGGGCGGCGAAAAATCTGTGTAACTTCGCCACCAATGGTAGTGAGTGTGAAGTGAATCCACTCGTTACTGATTTTATTAATGAATTTATTCTAGCGAAAAAGCCTGTCGGCTTTATTTGTATCGCGCCTATGATGATCCCGCGTTTATATGGACACGGCGCTAAGGGCACTATCGGTAATGATGTGGATACGGTAGCAGCCTTTAATCTGATGGGCGGCCATCATCAGGCGGCGACTGTGCATGATATCGTGGTGGATGAGGCGAATAAGATTGTCAGCACGCCCGCTTATATGCTGGCGGGGAACATTGCCGAGGCGCACTCTGGTATCGAGAAGCTGGTCGCCAAAGTATTAGAGCTGGCCAAGTAA
- the glpG gene encoding rhomboid family intramembrane serine protease GlpG, with product MIEIGRLPNSRAAQAFVDYLKGEQIDCQIQPLPQGVAILVIRDQDAEQARKEFAHFIAHPYDNKYLQASWEHGDTHTKLDYGAPSLQLFTQFITGAGPVTLVIFGLCVLIYAAMNLGFGGPVYETLSYFGAVPDTSVSQFWRVFTPSLMHFSAMHIIFNLLWWWYLGGKIETRIGTAPLLILLLVAGTLPNVVQYYVSGPNFGGLSGVVYAVAGYTWVMGIRKPAAGIGLPPSYMGFMLIWLVLGFTDFLGVSVANGAHIGGLLIGLAQGWFDSRSKATR from the coding sequence ATGATAGAGATTGGCAGACTCCCCAACAGCAGAGCCGCGCAGGCCTTTGTCGATTACCTTAAAGGTGAACAGATAGACTGCCAGATTCAGCCATTGCCGCAGGGAGTCGCTATTCTGGTTATCCGCGATCAAGATGCCGAACAGGCCCGTAAAGAGTTTGCCCATTTTATCGCTCATCCTTACGATAACAAATACTTACAAGCCTCGTGGGAGCATGGTGATACTCATACTAAGCTCGACTATGGCGCCCCTTCTTTACAGCTTTTTACGCAATTTATCACAGGTGCTGGCCCAGTTACTCTTGTCATCTTTGGCCTCTGTGTACTGATTTATGCCGCGATGAATTTAGGCTTCGGCGGCCCAGTTTATGAAACGCTCTCCTATTTCGGTGCGGTGCCTGACACCAGTGTTAGTCAATTCTGGCGCGTGTTTACCCCAAGTCTGATGCACTTTTCGGCCATGCATATCATCTTCAACTTACTCTGGTGGTGGTATTTGGGTGGAAAAATCGAGACTCGCATAGGCACAGCCCCGCTGTTAATCCTGTTACTGGTCGCGGGTACTTTACCCAATGTCGTCCAATACTATGTTAGCGGCCCCAACTTTGGCGGGCTGTCGGGCGTAGTGTATGCCGTCGCCGGTTACACTTGGGTCATGGGGATCCGCAAACCCGCAGCAGGGATAGGTTTACCGCCCTCCTACATGGGATTTATGTTGATTTGGCTAGTGTTAGGCTTTACGGATTTTTTAGGCGTGTCAGTGGCAAATGGCGCCCATATTGGCGGATTACTGATAGGTCTCGCCCAAGGCTGGTTCGATAGTCGCAGTAAAGCCACTCGCTAA
- the glpE gene encoding thiosulfate sulfurtransferase GlpE codes for MSSFKHLSVNQLVQMTESKPVQIVDIRDGHSFNNGHIDGAFNLNNENLAHFIGQADMDSPLVVVCYHGISSQNAAQYLCEQGFDDVYSLDGGFSAWHEANA; via the coding sequence ATGTCTTCCTTTAAACACCTTAGCGTGAATCAATTAGTGCAAATGACCGAGTCAAAACCAGTACAAATCGTCGATATTCGCGATGGTCACAGCTTTAACAACGGCCACATTGATGGCGCATTTAATTTGAATAACGAGAATCTGGCGCACTTTATTGGCCAAGCGGATATGGACAGTCCTTTAGTGGTGGTTTGCTACCATGGCATCAGCAGCCAAAATGCCGCGCAATACCTTTGTGAACAAGGCTTTGATGATGTCTATAGCCTAGATGGTGGCTTTAGCGCTTGGCATGAGGCCAATGCATGA
- the tdh gene encoding L-threonine 3-dehydrogenase: MKALSKLKAEKGIWLVDAPKPEMGHNDLLIKIKKTAICGTDMHIYNWDEWSQKTIPVPMVVGHEYVGEVVDIGQEVRGFKIGDRVSGEGHITCGHCRNCRAGRTHLCRNTSGVGVNREGSFAEYLVIPAFNAFKIPDDISDDLASIFDPFGNAVHTALSFDLVGEDVLITGAGPIGIMAAAVCRHVGARHVVITDVNEYRLELARKMGATRAVNVAQESLKDVMKELGMTEGFDVGLEMSGVPSAFHAMLDTMNHGGKIAMLGIPGGEMAIDWSKVIFKGLVIKGIYGREMFETWYKMASLIQSGLDISPIITHHYKIDDFQKGFDAMGSGQSGKVILSWD, translated from the coding sequence ATGAAAGCACTAAGCAAGTTAAAAGCCGAAAAAGGCATTTGGTTAGTCGATGCGCCTAAGCCTGAAATGGGCCACAACGATCTGCTGATCAAGATTAAAAAGACCGCCATTTGTGGCACCGACATGCACATCTACAACTGGGACGAATGGTCACAAAAAACCATTCCTGTACCTATGGTGGTAGGTCACGAATATGTGGGTGAAGTGGTTGATATCGGTCAAGAAGTTCGTGGCTTTAAAATTGGTGACCGCGTTTCTGGCGAAGGCCATATCACCTGCGGCCACTGCCGTAACTGCCGCGCTGGTCGCACCCATTTATGCCGCAACACCTCAGGTGTGGGTGTAAACCGCGAAGGTTCATTTGCCGAATACTTAGTGATCCCAGCCTTTAACGCCTTCAAAATTCCCGATGATATCAGCGATGATTTAGCGTCAATCTTCGACCCATTCGGTAACGCAGTGCACACTGCGCTGTCATTCGACTTAGTGGGCGAAGACGTGTTAATCACTGGCGCGGGCCCTATCGGTATTATGGCTGCGGCCGTATGTCGCCACGTTGGTGCTCGCCATGTGGTCATTACCGACGTTAACGAATACCGCTTAGAGTTAGCCCGTAAAATGGGTGCTACCCGCGCCGTTAACGTGGCTCAGGAAAGCCTGAAAGACGTGATGAAAGAACTCGGCATGACCGAAGGATTCGACGTGGGTCTCGAAATGTCAGGCGTACCTTCAGCCTTCCACGCCATGTTAGATACCATGAACCACGGTGGCAAAATCGCGATGCTCGGTATTCCGGGTGGCGAAATGGCGATTGATTGGAGCAAAGTGATCTTCAAGGGTCTGGTCATAAAAGGCATTTACGGCCGTGAAATGTTCGAAACCTGGTACAAGATGGCAAGCTTGATCCAATCTGGCTTAGACATTTCGCCTATCATCACGCACCACTACAAGATTGATGATTTCCAAAAAGGCTTCGACGCTATGGGCTCGGGCCAATCAGGTAAAGTCATCCTCAGCTGGGATTAA
- a CDS encoding glycine C-acetyltransferase has translation MASTSFYAQINQQLADVKAEGLYKSERVIASPQQTAIQVNHQEVVNFCANNYLGLANHPELIKAAQQGLDSHGFGMASVRFICGTQDIHKQLEASLSEFLGMEDTILYSSCFDANAGLFETLLDAEDAIISDALNHASIIDGVRLCKAKRFRYANNDMADLETQLIAAKAAGVRNILIATDGVFSMDGVIANLQGVCDLADKYGALVMVDDSHAVGFVGQNGRGSHEHCGVMGRVDIITGTLGKALGGASGGFTSGKKEVIDWLRQRSRPYLFSNSLAPSIVTASIHVLEMLKSGQALREAVWENSRYFREKMSAAGFTLGGADHAIIPVMIGDAKLASDFANRLLAEHIYVIGFSFPVVPKGQARIRTQMSAAHTREQLDKAIEAFTRIAKEMAII, from the coding sequence GTGGCCTCTACCTCATTCTACGCACAGATTAATCAACAGCTTGCCGATGTTAAAGCCGAAGGTTTATATAAAAGCGAGCGTGTTATTGCCTCACCGCAACAGACAGCCATTCAAGTTAATCACCAAGAAGTTGTTAACTTTTGCGCCAACAACTACTTAGGCCTAGCCAACCATCCAGAACTGATCAAAGCCGCACAGCAAGGCTTAGACAGCCACGGCTTTGGTATGGCGTCGGTCCGTTTTATTTGTGGTACCCAAGACATCCACAAGCAACTCGAAGCCAGCCTGAGTGAGTTCCTCGGCATGGAAGACACGATTCTGTATTCTTCTTGCTTCGACGCCAACGCAGGTCTATTCGAAACCCTGTTAGATGCCGAAGATGCCATTATCTCCGACGCCCTAAACCATGCCTCTATTATCGATGGCGTGCGCTTATGTAAGGCCAAACGTTTCCGTTACGCCAACAACGATATGGCGGATTTAGAGACGCAATTGATCGCCGCAAAAGCCGCTGGCGTGCGCAATATTCTGATCGCCACCGACGGCGTATTCTCAATGGACGGCGTGATCGCCAATCTGCAAGGCGTGTGTGATTTAGCCGATAAATACGGCGCATTAGTCATGGTTGATGACTCACATGCCGTGGGCTTTGTTGGTCAAAACGGCCGTGGTTCGCACGAACACTGTGGCGTGATGGGCCGTGTCGATATTATCACTGGCACCCTAGGCAAGGCCTTAGGCGGCGCATCGGGCGGTTTCACTTCAGGTAAAAAAGAAGTCATCGACTGGTTACGTCAACGCTCTCGTCCTTACCTATTCTCTAACTCATTGGCGCCTTCGATTGTAACGGCCTCTATCCATGTATTAGAGATGCTCAAATCGGGCCAAGCACTGCGTGAAGCGGTATGGGAAAACAGCCGTTATTTCCGCGAAAAAATGTCAGCGGCAGGCTTTACCTTAGGCGGCGCCGACCACGCGATTATCCCAGTGATGATTGGCGATGCCAAACTGGCGAGCGATTTCGCTAACCGTTTATTAGCAGAACATATTTACGTTATCGGCTTCTCATTCCCTGTCGTACCAAAGGGACAAGCCCGTATTCGTACTCAAATGTCGGCGGCCCACACCCGTGAGCAACTCGACAAAGCGATTGAAGCCTTTACCCGTATCGCTAAAGAAATGGCGATTATTTAG